In Haloarcula salinisoli, a genomic segment contains:
- a CDS encoding E3 ubiquitin ligase family protein — MMVDTVAAALGGLLQSGTAERTVGYLLVVGVGLYIVYSGFSTWQRKRLIQDTPTETVEAAAVGRTELEGRGYPIQASVTRPFSDEECLVAEYRVERYDSNDDGGKWKTIDSGTIAPAFELDDGTGQMRVDPDTDTTLEFEAEHEEQVRVGANEQTPPAVADFLELYSTVGVPHTDGVTGPNEEQRYTSRWIPIGAKLYVLGAAERAETDEGTTNGLVLRRDDASGEFIVSAKPARELIGTARWVAPAKMAAGLAVSTAGVYLLLTGPL, encoded by the coding sequence ATGATGGTGGACACCGTCGCGGCTGCGCTCGGCGGGCTCCTCCAGAGTGGGACCGCGGAACGAACCGTTGGCTACCTGCTGGTCGTCGGAGTCGGTCTGTATATCGTCTACAGCGGCTTCAGCACCTGGCAGCGAAAGCGACTGATTCAGGACACACCGACGGAGACGGTCGAGGCGGCGGCGGTCGGTCGAACCGAACTCGAAGGCCGTGGCTACCCGATACAGGCGTCCGTGACGCGGCCCTTCAGCGACGAGGAGTGTCTGGTCGCGGAGTACAGGGTCGAACGGTACGACAGCAACGACGACGGCGGCAAGTGGAAGACCATCGACAGCGGCACCATCGCGCCGGCGTTCGAACTCGACGACGGCACCGGGCAGATGCGAGTCGACCCTGACACCGATACCACGCTCGAATTCGAGGCCGAACACGAGGAACAGGTCCGCGTCGGGGCCAACGAGCAGACCCCACCGGCGGTCGCCGACTTCCTCGAGCTGTACAGCACCGTCGGAGTCCCGCACACGGACGGCGTCACCGGGCCCAACGAGGAGCAGCGGTACACGTCCCGATGGATACCTATCGGTGCGAAGCTGTACGTCCTGGGTGCGGCCGAGCGAGCCGAAACGGACGAAGGGACCACCAACGGGCTCGTGCTCCGGCGGGACGATGCCAGCGGCGAGTTCATCGTCTCCGCGAAACCCGCCCGAGAGCTGATCGGCACCGCCAGATGGGTCGCGCCGGCGAAGATGGCCGCCGGGCTCGCGGTGAGTACCGCCGGCGTCTACCTGCTTCTCACTGGGCCGCTGTGA
- a CDS encoding E3 ubiquitin ligase family protein produces the protein MANFLVLFGGGFLFIFGLVCVLDGFENWRQARLIEDTPTETVAAAAAGRTELAGVGRTLDTPVDRLLAEEHCLVSRYEIERWDDSDDDGRWHTVARGTVWEPFQVDDGTGTMRVEPDDGTNFVVNDDHRKQRTVGAYEDEPAYLTEYRRAHIGEPVPQSDPPEKRRYTETWIPVGADLYLLGGAEPSDSGDGTTSGLVLRRDATSDSLVVSEKSQTELVEGGKARDIPMLVGGTLASAAGLYFVHDNLAIVIGGFLALAALSHLLFESELAGR, from the coding sequence ATGGCGAACTTCCTGGTGCTGTTCGGTGGGGGCTTCCTGTTCATATTCGGTCTCGTGTGTGTCCTCGACGGCTTCGAGAACTGGCGACAGGCGCGGCTGATAGAGGACACACCGACGGAGACGGTTGCAGCGGCGGCCGCCGGTCGCACCGAACTGGCGGGTGTCGGCCGGACACTCGACACACCGGTCGACCGGTTGCTCGCGGAGGAGCACTGCCTGGTGTCGCGATACGAAATCGAGCGGTGGGACGACTCCGACGACGACGGACGGTGGCACACCGTCGCCCGCGGGACGGTGTGGGAACCGTTTCAGGTCGACGACGGCACCGGAACGATGCGGGTCGAACCCGACGACGGCACGAACTTCGTGGTCAACGACGACCACCGCAAGCAGCGAACCGTCGGGGCGTACGAGGACGAGCCGGCATACCTCACCGAGTACCGCCGTGCACACATCGGCGAACCGGTCCCCCAATCCGACCCGCCCGAAAAGCGCCGGTACACCGAGACGTGGATACCTGTCGGTGCCGACCTCTACCTCCTCGGTGGGGCCGAGCCATCCGACTCGGGCGACGGGACCACCAGCGGGCTGGTCCTGCGCCGGGACGCGACAAGCGACAGCCTCGTCGTCTCCGAGAAGTCCCAGACTGAACTGGTCGAGGGGGGAAAGGCCCGGGACATACCGATGCTGGTCGGGGGTACCCTTGCCAGCGCGGCCGGACTCTACTTCGTGCACGATAACCTGGCCATCGTCATCGGCGGCTTCCTGGCACTGGCGGCGCTCAGTCACCTGCTCTTCGAGAGCGAGTTGGCGGGACGGTAG
- a CDS encoding ABC transporter permease, with the protein MSLRSLLYKELRWLRHNLATVVLVLVVLPSIVAAGTVAFQQVIPRDTPVALVPANENVTEDEMTAMRGVTTFFAEPHSYEVGERDQAMRALTREEVYAVFVVPPDLLEKDAEVTVEMYVEEEMVPYEQPSLAIASILRYQAGQVLPADVSVERTAVGEDRTLSEFLVSVGAMLVTLLFAFAYVPYVVADEQQVFRRIRVESSLWQLLASKFVVLTPLLLVPVLTFQAIAWYLDFAVDLVAPTAIGVTLLTFVYLTAISLGVMFLTRFRTVGRMVNVTIMFGSLAFSNLVYPAGFFSPLRREIAKASPLHYSMVVQRGVSLKGNGVGVYADYLLGLTGFTALCLLFLAGTVVYYDRGGYRE; encoded by the coding sequence ATGTCACTGCGGTCACTGCTGTACAAGGAGCTGCGGTGGCTGCGACACAACCTCGCGACCGTCGTCCTGGTGCTCGTCGTCCTCCCCTCTATCGTGGCGGCCGGGACCGTCGCGTTCCAGCAGGTCATCCCCCGTGACACACCGGTCGCGCTCGTCCCCGCGAACGAGAACGTCACCGAGGACGAAATGACGGCGATGCGGGGCGTGACGACCTTCTTCGCGGAGCCACACAGCTACGAGGTCGGCGAGCGCGACCAGGCCATGCGCGCGCTCACCCGCGAGGAGGTGTATGCCGTCTTCGTCGTCCCGCCCGACCTGCTGGAGAAAGACGCCGAGGTGACCGTCGAGATGTACGTCGAGGAGGAGATGGTTCCCTACGAACAGCCCTCGCTGGCTATCGCCAGCATCCTCCGGTATCAGGCCGGGCAGGTGCTGCCGGCCGACGTGAGCGTCGAGCGCACCGCGGTCGGCGAGGACCGCACGCTCTCTGAGTTCCTGGTCAGCGTCGGGGCGATGCTCGTGACTTTGCTCTTTGCCTTCGCGTACGTCCCCTACGTCGTCGCGGACGAACAGCAGGTGTTCCGGCGCATCCGCGTGGAGTCCTCGCTGTGGCAACTGCTCGCCAGCAAGTTCGTCGTGCTCACACCGCTCTTGCTCGTGCCTGTACTCACCTTCCAGGCAATCGCGTGGTATCTGGACTTCGCCGTCGACCTGGTCGCGCCGACCGCTATCGGCGTCACACTCCTCACGTTCGTCTATCTCACCGCCATCAGCCTCGGGGTGATGTTCCTGACCCGGTTCCGGACCGTCGGCCGGATGGTGAACGTCACCATCATGTTCGGGAGCCTCGCGTTCTCGAACCTGGTGTATCCGGCGGGCTTTTTCTCGCCGCTGCGCCGCGAGATAGCCAAGGCGAGCCCGCTGCACTACTCGATGGTCGTCCAGCGGGGCGTCTCTCTCAAGGGTAACGGTGTCGGGGTCTACGCCGACTACCTGCTGGGCCTGACGGGCTTTACCGCGCTTTGCCTGCTCTTTCTGGCCGGAACGGTCGTCTACTACGACCGGGGTGGCTACCGTGAGTGA
- a CDS encoding GIDE domain-containing protein: MTPAMVVFDITRLLLQSDEGDSTLFFLAMFGGGLYFVYSGFRTWQRMRLIQDTPTEKIRSAAAGRTEVEGAGRPVGTPVGRPFGDGDCLVATYTVERYDSDDDGGDWETIDSGTRYGPIQLDDGTGTLVVEPDDETRFEFDDAHVREIEVGGREQEPPEIADFLRANGDVSVPDRDGVTGFLFSERRRYTERWIPVGQQLYVLGGAQPGEPSETNSSGLVLRRDEASGEFIVSAESEDELVTEAKWKAPVKMAGGLAASVAGLYLLLNGGL; encoded by the coding sequence ATGACACCGGCAATGGTCGTCTTCGACATCACACGGTTGCTCCTCCAGAGCGACGAGGGCGACAGCACCTTGTTCTTCCTGGCGATGTTCGGCGGCGGGCTCTACTTCGTCTACAGCGGCTTTCGGACCTGGCAGCGGATGCGGCTGATACAGGACACCCCGACCGAGAAGATACGCTCGGCGGCGGCCGGCCGGACCGAGGTCGAAGGGGCCGGCCGGCCGGTCGGGACGCCAGTCGGGCGCCCCTTCGGTGACGGGGACTGTCTGGTCGCGACCTACACGGTCGAACGGTACGACAGCGACGACGACGGCGGCGACTGGGAGACCATCGACAGCGGGACCCGGTACGGGCCCATCCAGCTCGACGACGGCACCGGTACCCTGGTTGTCGAACCGGACGACGAGACGCGGTTCGAGTTCGACGACGCCCACGTCCGCGAGATAGAGGTCGGGGGGCGCGAGCAGGAGCCGCCGGAAATCGCCGACTTCCTCAGGGCGAACGGCGACGTGAGCGTCCCCGACCGGGACGGCGTCACCGGCTTCCTGTTCTCCGAGCGGCGGCGGTACACGGAGCGGTGGATACCCGTCGGCCAGCAGCTGTACGTCCTGGGCGGGGCCCAGCCGGGCGAGCCGAGCGAGACAAACAGCAGCGGGCTCGTCCTGCGCCGTGACGAGGCCAGCGGCGAGTTCATCGTCTCCGCCGAGAGCGAGGACGAACTGGTCACGGAGGCGAAGTGGAAGGCCCCGGTGAAGATGGCAGGCGGACTGGCCGCGAGCGTGGCCGGGCTCTACCTCCTGCTCAACGGGGGGCTCTAG
- a CDS encoding LemA family protein, which yields MVLGIIAGFVVLVVLAVAVAYTVNVYNQLVNLDNRVDQSKQNIDVLLKQRQDELTKLIDAAKEAMDHEEELLTELTEAREQAERASTPKEQAEADAQVRQAMGSFRARAEDYPELRSQENMLQFQERISELENQIADRREVYNEAVTNYNTRIEQFPYVVFARQFGYNERELFEATEAEKQDVDVGEAFA from the coding sequence ATGGTACTAGGAATTATCGCGGGCTTTGTCGTGCTGGTCGTCCTCGCCGTGGCGGTGGCCTACACCGTCAACGTGTACAATCAACTGGTGAACCTGGACAACCGGGTCGACCAGAGCAAACAGAACATCGACGTATTGTTGAAACAGCGACAGGACGAGCTGACGAAGCTCATCGACGCGGCCAAGGAGGCGATGGACCACGAAGAGGAGCTGTTGACCGAGCTCACCGAGGCCCGCGAGCAGGCCGAGCGGGCCTCGACCCCCAAGGAGCAGGCCGAGGCCGATGCACAGGTCCGGCAGGCGATGGGGTCGTTCCGCGCACGCGCCGAGGACTATCCCGAGCTTCGGTCCCAGGAGAATATGCTCCAGTTCCAGGAGCGCATCAGCGAGCTGGAGAACCAGATTGCCGACCGGCGTGAGGTGTACAACGAGGCCGTCACGAACTACAACACCCGCATCGAGCAGTTCCCCTACGTCGTCTTCGCCCGGCAGTTCGGCTACAACGAACGGGAGCTGTTCGAGGCGACCGAGGCCGAGAAGCAAGACGTCGACGTCGGGGAGGCCTTTGCCTGA
- a CDS encoding GIDE domain-containing protein, with protein MVDGLATDLTQLVLQSNNDGSFFPLALFAGGLYAVYNGFDSWKQMRLIQDTATEKVRSAAAGRTELEGTGTVLTDPVERPFGEADCLVAKYRIEEWRHDNTNDTEDWETIDSETRYDDFQIDDGTGTMRVEPDGSTDFKFDDTHSRQLKVDSNDEEPPEIIEFMEQSDDVAVPDRDGVTGSLFSAKRRYTEKWIPVEDELYLLGGAEPVEPDETTSSGLVLREDDASEEFIVSQKGEEDIVSDTKWKAPAKMAGGVAASAVGLFFLLGGL; from the coding sequence ATGGTCGACGGCCTCGCGACCGACCTCACTCAGCTGGTGCTCCAGAGCAACAACGACGGCAGCTTCTTTCCACTGGCGCTGTTCGCCGGCGGACTGTACGCCGTCTACAACGGCTTCGATTCGTGGAAACAGATGCGGCTGATACAGGACACGGCGACCGAGAAAGTGCGCTCGGCCGCGGCGGGCCGCACCGAGCTGGAAGGGACCGGCACGGTACTCACCGACCCGGTCGAGCGACCCTTCGGCGAGGCGGACTGTCTGGTCGCGAAGTACCGAATCGAGGAGTGGCGCCACGACAACACGAACGACACCGAAGACTGGGAAACCATCGACAGCGAGACGCGGTACGACGACTTCCAGATCGACGACGGCACCGGGACCATGCGGGTCGAACCCGACGGCAGCACGGATTTCAAGTTCGACGACACACACAGCCGGCAGCTGAAGGTCGACTCGAACGACGAGGAGCCGCCCGAGATAATCGAGTTCATGGAGCAAAGCGACGACGTGGCCGTCCCCGACCGGGACGGGGTCACCGGCTCCCTGTTCTCGGCCAAACGGCGCTACACCGAGAAGTGGATTCCCGTCGAGGATGAGCTGTATCTGCTCGGCGGTGCCGAGCCGGTCGAACCCGACGAGACGACGAGCAGCGGGCTCGTCCTGCGGGAAGACGACGCCAGCGAGGAGTTCATCGTCTCCCAGAAGGGGGAGGAAGACATCGTCTCAGACACGAAGTGGAAGGCCCCGGCGAAGATGGCCGGCGGAGTGGCGGCGAGTGCGGTCGGGCTGTTCTTCCTGCTCGGAGGGCTCTAA
- a CDS encoding ABC transporter ATP-binding protein, with translation MSEPIRFDGVNKSYGDVVALEDVDLELQPGEVHCLVGPNGSGKTTLLDLLLGLTRPTSGTVTVPDVPIGCSFQSPTFYPGLTVTENLDVFARLSGCPDDAWRERLLDVFGLDRVAGQLAGTLSGGWQKKLDLALGFLKRPTYLLLDEPFSELDDASKRRLLDFLADFCTEDRTVLVVTHHVGRFEAIVDRLTVFDGGQVRYDGAVGHDENAHDRYLDVLGLE, from the coding sequence GTGAGTGAACCGATTCGCTTCGACGGCGTCAACAAGTCCTACGGGGACGTGGTCGCCCTCGAGGACGTGGACCTCGAACTACAGCCCGGCGAAGTCCACTGTCTGGTCGGTCCCAACGGCAGCGGGAAGACCACACTGCTCGACCTCCTGCTGGGGCTGACTCGGCCGACGAGTGGCACCGTCACCGTCCCCGACGTGCCCATCGGCTGTAGCTTCCAGTCACCGACCTTCTATCCGGGGCTCACGGTAACGGAGAACCTCGACGTCTTCGCCCGGCTGTCGGGCTGTCCCGACGACGCCTGGCGCGAGCGGCTACTGGATGTGTTCGGGCTCGACCGTGTCGCCGGCCAGCTGGCCGGCACACTCTCCGGTGGGTGGCAGAAGAAACTCGACCTCGCGCTGGGCTTTCTGAAACGGCCCACGTATCTCCTGCTCGACGAACCGTTCAGCGAACTCGACGACGCCTCGAAACGCCGCCTGCTGGACTTTCTGGCGGATTTCTGTACCGAGGACCGGACGGTCCTGGTCGTCACCCACCACGTCGGCCGGTTCGAGGCTATCGTCGACCGGCTGACGGTCTTCGACGGCGGGCAGGTCCGGTACGACGGTGCCGTCGGCCACGACGAGAACGCCCACGACCGGTATCTGGACGTGCTCGGGCTGGAGTGA
- a CDS encoding E3 ubiquitin ligase family protein has protein sequence MVWWVELGAALQSGNLGSRIVPYVFILGGLLFIWEGVREWKRRRLVDDTPTETVRSAAAGRTELEGAGTPIGEPVERPFADGECLVARYRIDRAGGGSSKTIATGTRWTAFEVDDGTGTMRVEPDDGTTFEFDSAHRREVRVDGGEAEPPAIAEFCRASSEVDTQATDSVTRSYFAHDRRYIEWWIPVGTEVYVLGAAELSEDDSGLVLRRDDTSDEFIVSALGPSDALSRTGHGVESLLFIGLLFIGLGLYALVAAM, from the coding sequence ATGGTGTGGTGGGTGGAACTCGGGGCCGCGCTGCAGAGCGGGAACCTCGGTAGCAGAATTGTTCCGTACGTCTTCATCCTCGGTGGACTGCTCTTCATCTGGGAGGGGGTCAGGGAGTGGAAACGGCGCCGGCTGGTCGATGACACACCGACCGAGACGGTCCGCTCGGCCGCGGCCGGCCGGACCGAACTCGAGGGCGCGGGAACCCCCATCGGGGAGCCAGTCGAGCGTCCCTTCGCCGACGGCGAGTGTCTGGTCGCGAGATACAGAATCGACCGTGCCGGTGGTGGCAGTTCGAAGACGATAGCCACCGGGACGCGGTGGACCGCCTTCGAGGTCGACGACGGCACCGGAACGATGCGGGTCGAACCTGACGACGGGACGACCTTCGAGTTCGACAGTGCACACAGGCGCGAGGTCAGAGTCGACGGCGGGGAGGCCGAACCGCCGGCCATCGCCGAGTTCTGCCGCGCCAGCAGCGAGGTCGATACGCAGGCAACCGACAGTGTTACCCGCTCGTATTTCGCCCACGACCGACGGTATATCGAGTGGTGGATACCGGTCGGCACAGAGGTGTACGTGCTCGGGGCGGCCGAGCTCAGCGAGGACGACAGCGGACTCGTCCTCCGCCGGGACGATACCAGCGACGAGTTCATCGTCTCGGCGCTGGGTCCGTCGGACGCGCTCTCACGGACGGGCCACGGGGTAGAGTCGCTGCTGTTCATCGGACTCCTCTTTATCGGCCTCGGTCTGTACGCGCTCGTCGCTGCGATGTAG